In Flavobacterium okayamense, a single window of DNA contains:
- a CDS encoding glycosyltransferase: MDRKKIAFIISAPITAKAFLVKHFEHLSKEFEITVIANFENEHETAMPFVSNVKHIAIQRNINVIKDLKALFLLYGFLRKNKFDATHSVTPKAGLISAVASWMSRIPIRIHIFTGQVWYTSKGFKRFFLKLLDKIIVFFNTHILVDGESQRQFLINENIITLKKSKVLGKGSISGVDTDRFFPSNEIREKYRQDFNFLNEDIIFAFLGRLNTDKGILDLANAFYKLNKDCSNVKLLLIGYDEENMLEKIKGIQRENIVFFGPTAKPEEVLQAADVFCLPSYREGFGTSVIEASLLELPVICSNTYGLAETIVEGETGLRHEVKNVNQLYTQMKMLVENEEMRKNLGKKGRQYVLKNFSAEQISNEWVKFYKVIISNV; this comes from the coding sequence GTGGATAGAAAAAAAATTGCTTTTATAATTTCTGCCCCAATTACCGCAAAAGCGTTTTTGGTTAAGCATTTTGAACATTTGTCAAAAGAATTTGAGATTACGGTAATTGCAAATTTTGAAAACGAACACGAAACCGCAATGCCTTTTGTTTCAAATGTTAAGCATATTGCAATCCAAAGGAATATAAATGTAATAAAAGATTTAAAAGCATTATTTTTATTATATGGTTTTTTAAGAAAGAATAAATTTGATGCTACACATTCGGTAACACCTAAAGCAGGATTAATAAGCGCTGTTGCATCTTGGATGTCAAGAATTCCAATACGAATACATATATTTACAGGTCAAGTTTGGTATACTTCAAAAGGGTTTAAAAGGTTTTTTTTAAAATTATTAGATAAAATAATAGTTTTTTTTAATACTCATATTTTAGTTGACGGTGAATCACAAAGACAATTTTTAATCAATGAGAATATAATTACTTTAAAAAAATCTAAGGTATTAGGTAAAGGGTCTATTAGCGGAGTAGACACAGATCGGTTTTTTCCCTCTAATGAAATAAGAGAAAAATATAGGCAAGATTTTAACTTTTTGAATGAAGATATTATTTTCGCTTTTTTAGGAAGATTGAATACCGATAAAGGTATATTAGATTTAGCTAATGCCTTTTATAAATTAAATAAAGATTGTTCTAATGTAAAATTGTTGCTTATAGGTTATGATGAAGAAAATATGTTAGAAAAAATAAAAGGAATCCAGAGAGAGAATATTGTTTTTTTTGGACCAACAGCGAAACCAGAAGAAGTATTACAAGCAGCAGATGTTTTTTGTTTACCTAGCTATAGAGAAGGTTTCGGTACAAGCGTAATTGAAGCTTCATTGCTCGAATTACCTGTTATTTGTAGTAATACTTACGGATTGGCAGAGACAATTGTTGAAGGGGAAACAGGGCTTCGACACGAAGTAAAAAACGTAAACCAACTTTATACTCAAATGAAGATGTTAGTTGAAAATGAAGAAATGAGAAAAAATCTAGGAAAAAAGGGTAGACAATATGTCTTAAAAAACTTTTCAGCTGAGCAAATTTCAAATGAATGGGTTAAATTTTATAAAGTCATAATAAGTAATGTATAG
- a CDS encoding glycosyltransferase family 2 protein, translating to MNSVAIIIPIYNNGKSILNTFTSLQNQTFKNWKAIVIDDGSTDNSFEKISQIDCDKLIIIRLKQNLGRGYARQKGLEKVRELGFKYMCMLDADDWYFPNKLETQFNFMENNPDITLLSSAMAVVDKNFKIYGVIKTFEQFKIFNCIDYSKFVQLPHASSIIRVKDIEGINYNVNYRFSEDLDFLRRILYGKKYAFSPELFYSYNRDNSFSFRKYYKSILVDIDSFSNLPIPFSKKVKFKLFAWFKCLIVFILSTFGMENIYLRTAVLKPNNEEVNSFLELKKSVLKSG from the coding sequence ATGAATAGTGTAGCTATTATTATTCCAATTTACAACAATGGCAAAAGTATTTTAAACACTTTTACCTCTTTACAAAATCAAACATTCAAGAATTGGAAAGCAATTGTTATTGATGATGGTTCGACAGATAATTCGTTTGAAAAAATAAGCCAAATTGATTGTGATAAATTAATAATAATTAGGTTAAAACAAAACTTAGGGAGAGGCTATGCTAGACAAAAAGGACTTGAAAAAGTAAGGGAATTAGGTTTCAAATATATGTGCATGTTAGATGCAGACGATTGGTATTTTCCAAACAAACTGGAAACTCAGTTTAATTTCATGGAAAATAATCCAGATATTACTCTATTGTCTAGTGCAATGGCTGTAGTTGATAAAAATTTTAAGATTTATGGGGTTATTAAAACTTTTGAGCAATTTAAAATTTTTAATTGTATTGATTATTCAAAGTTTGTTCAATTGCCACACGCATCATCAATTATAAGAGTTAAAGATATTGAAGGAATAAATTATAATGTTAACTATAGGTTTTCAGAAGATTTGGATTTTTTAAGACGAATTTTATATGGTAAAAAATATGCTTTTTCACCTGAACTATTTTATTCTTACAATAGAGATAATTCCTTTTCATTTAGAAAATATTACAAATCAATATTAGTTGATATAGATTCATTTAGTAATTTGCCAATTCCGTTTTCAAAAAAAGTCAAATTCAAATTATTTGCATGGTTCAAATGCTTAATAGTTTTTATTTTAAGTACTTTTGGAATGGAAAACATTTATTTAAGAACAGCAGTTCTTAAGCCAAATAATGAAGAAGTTAATTCATTTTTAGAATTAAAAAAATCAGTGCTGAAAAGTGGATAG
- a CDS encoding EpsG family protein, whose protein sequence is MIPVEIYSIVYYFILSTIILLGIFPLFVKPNLESFPTINLKVTSVLLVLTTILFIGLRDPFGNWRYLGDTSQYTNVFFNFIDDPIYGIKSDYGFYLLMLFSKEYLNIYIFYVVCALLYVIPIYLVCKKYLDKYSLFAFIMFVSSMSFWSFGINGVRNGLATSIFLLGIYFYEKKWLMYSFIILSLSFHKSMILPFLAFLIAMKATNTIFLIRIWIVLVIVSYVFGSQVETFMSDFLLNSQILEDKRVDTYFSDEIDGEFIDRRYRLDLIIYSGIAILLAYYYKYKKGFNDIFYNRIVNTYIIANAIWVLLIYAAFTNRIAYLSWFIMPLVLVYPLIKNENLVKKQNLFIGLLVLGSLTFTLLIFFK, encoded by the coding sequence TTGATACCCGTAGAAATATATTCGATTGTTTATTATTTTATACTGAGTACTATTATTTTACTTGGAATTTTTCCACTTTTTGTTAAACCAAATTTAGAATCGTTTCCAACTATTAATTTAAAAGTTACAAGTGTACTTTTAGTACTCACCACAATACTTTTTATTGGTTTAAGAGACCCATTCGGGAATTGGAGATATTTGGGAGATACAAGTCAATACACAAATGTATTTTTTAATTTCATTGATGACCCAATTTATGGAATAAAAAGTGATTATGGATTTTATTTATTGATGCTTTTCTCAAAAGAGTATTTAAATATTTATATTTTTTATGTAGTTTGTGCATTGTTATACGTAATACCTATTTATTTAGTTTGTAAAAAGTACTTAGATAAATATTCTCTTTTTGCTTTTATAATGTTTGTTTCATCAATGTCATTTTGGTCTTTTGGTATTAACGGAGTTCGAAATGGTTTGGCAACTTCTATTTTTTTATTAGGAATTTATTTTTATGAAAAAAAATGGTTAATGTATAGTTTTATAATTTTGTCGTTGTCATTTCACAAATCTATGATATTGCCTTTTTTAGCATTTTTAATTGCTATGAAAGCTACAAATACAATTTTTTTAATTAGAATCTGGATTGTATTAGTGATAGTAAGTTATGTTTTTGGTAGTCAAGTTGAAACTTTTATGAGTGATTTTTTATTAAACTCTCAAATTTTAGAAGATAAAAGGGTAGATACTTATTTTTCTGATGAAATTGATGGTGAGTTTATAGATAGAAGATATAGACTTGATCTTATTATATACAGTGGAATTGCAATTTTATTGGCATACTATTATAAATATAAAAAAGGCTTTAATGATATTTTCTACAATAGAATAGTTAATACATACATTATAGCAAATGCAATTTGGGTTTTATTAATATATGCTGCTTTCACAAATAGAATTGCTTATTTATCATGGTTCATAATGCCACTAGTATTAGTTTATCCCTTGATTAAAAATGAAAACTTAGTAAAAAAGCAAAATCTATTTATAGGTTTATTAGTTTTAGGAAGTCTAACATTTACATTATTAATATTTTTTAAATAA
- a CDS encoding glycosyltransferase family 4 protein — translation MNKTLIIFSYDFPPSNGGIARLCQEIAVGQQINFEHVIVLTRIKIGENKPYNFDKVQVIELPQKRIKCERVAFSYLQNIKNKEEYTILCGVWHPEAALSILAGFKNIYILGHGTEFLSGISKFRKYFWLPIYAKWVLGRAKMNIANSNYTKKLIEKINKKGNVIALPLGVNEDFFKPNEVLKENKDILKIASVSRILKFKGYDFIARTIANLPIDFKNKIQWNIGGTGDYLENLKQLVKVLGIENNVTFHDFIPDLELPAFYNTNDIFVLCTRELENSTSVEGFGLVFLEAQSCGIPVIGVRSGGIPDAIEEGNGGWLIEQDNEQMLADLFINLIQNQELVKNEGLKARKRIIQKANWKHYNEKLFKIITN, via the coding sequence ATGAACAAAACATTAATAATATTTTCTTATGATTTTCCGCCATCAAATGGTGGTATCGCTAGATTATGTCAAGAAATTGCTGTTGGGCAGCAAATTAATTTTGAACATGTTATAGTTTTGACAAGAATTAAAATAGGTGAAAACAAACCATATAATTTTGATAAAGTTCAAGTTATTGAACTACCTCAGAAAAGAATTAAATGTGAAAGAGTAGCATTCTCCTATTTGCAAAATATTAAGAATAAAGAGGAATATACAATTTTATGTGGTGTATGGCATCCAGAAGCAGCACTTTCGATTTTAGCTGGTTTTAAAAATATTTATATTCTTGGTCATGGGACAGAGTTTTTAAGTGGTATTTCAAAATTTAGAAAGTACTTTTGGTTACCTATTTATGCAAAATGGGTTTTAGGTAGAGCTAAAATGAATATTGCAAATAGTAATTATACCAAAAAGTTAATCGAAAAAATAAATAAAAAAGGAAATGTAATTGCCTTGCCGCTTGGTGTAAATGAAGATTTTTTCAAACCAAATGAAGTTCTTAAGGAAAACAAAGACATTTTGAAAATTGCTTCAGTTTCTAGAATTTTAAAATTTAAAGGATACGACTTTATTGCAAGAACAATTGCAAACTTACCGATTGATTTTAAAAATAAAATTCAATGGAATATTGGGGGTACTGGTGATTATTTGGAAAATTTAAAGCAGTTGGTAAAAGTCTTAGGAATTGAAAATAATGTAACTTTTCATGATTTTATTCCCGATTTAGAATTACCTGCTTTTTATAATACAAATGATATTTTTGTACTTTGCACACGTGAATTAGAAAATTCAACTTCTGTTGAGGGCTTTGGATTAGTTTTTCTAGAAGCCCAATCTTGTGGAATTCCAGTAATTGGAGTTCGTTCAGGAGGAATACCTGATGCAATTGAAGAAGGTAATGGTGGCTGGTTAATTGAACAAGATAATGAACAAATGTTAGCAGATTTATTTATTAATTTAATTCAAAATCAAGAATTAGTTAAAAATGAAGGACTGAAAGCAAGAAAAAGAATAATTCAAAAAGCAAATTGGAAACATTATAACGAAAAATTATTTAAAATAATTACAAATTGA
- a CDS encoding acyltransferase family protein: MGKIIFNEFNILKGIGIFLVILGHAGSVNGNIINVIFSFHMPLFFFISGFFFKETTLKDFLVKKGKRILIPYALFSFLSFLIYFIPNYNNSKFNFFDFFYGTFLGVSDGFYLSWNIVLWFLPALFLLNFIYLLLIKMRFLIIAFVIVGLYFSNDETKILPFHLISVLLSLPFFILGNYFKQYYLIVGNYFKNWMFIPLSIIGIYLVSLNVLKPDLRVNLIGNPFIFYSASLLLILASLFLSRLLQKNKILQWLGENSLLIMCLHLKFLFIARFILLKFGVDNGFLTSLILIPILYFPIILIKKYLPILEGK, encoded by the coding sequence ATGGGAAAGATTATTTTTAACGAGTTTAATATTTTAAAGGGAATAGGGATTTTTTTAGTAATTCTAGGTCATGCTGGAAGTGTAAATGGAAATATTATTAACGTAATTTTTAGTTTTCACATGCCGTTATTTTTTTTTATTTCCGGTTTTTTCTTTAAAGAAACAACATTGAAAGATTTTTTAGTTAAAAAAGGTAAGCGTATTTTAATTCCCTACGCACTTTTTAGTTTTCTTTCTTTTTTAATTTATTTTATACCTAATTATAATAATTCAAAATTTAATTTTTTTGATTTTTTTTATGGAACATTTTTAGGTGTTTCTGATGGATTTTATTTAAGCTGGAATATAGTTTTGTGGTTTTTACCTGCATTATTTTTGTTAAATTTTATCTATCTTTTATTAATTAAAATGAGATTTTTAATAATTGCTTTCGTCATAGTTGGATTGTATTTTAGTAATGATGAGACAAAAATTTTACCATTTCATTTAATTTCGGTCTTGTTATCGTTGCCATTTTTTATTTTAGGAAATTATTTCAAGCAGTATTACTTAATTGTAGGCAATTATTTTAAGAACTGGATGTTTATACCTTTATCGATTATTGGAATATATTTAGTTAGTTTGAATGTTTTAAAGCCTGATCTAAGAGTAAATCTAATTGGTAATCCTTTTATATTCTATTCGGCTTCGCTTTTATTGATTTTAGCCTCTTTGTTTTTAAGTAGATTATTGCAAAAGAATAAAATATTGCAATGGTTAGGAGAAAACTCGTTGTTAATTATGTGTTTACATTTGAAATTTCTGTTTATTGCAAGGTTTATTTTATTAAAGTTTGGAGTTGACAATGGATTTCTTACCTCATTAATTTTAATACCTATATTATATTTCCCAATTATTCTAATAAAAAAATACCTTCCTATTTTAGAAGGAAAATAA
- a CDS encoding glycosyltransferase family 2 protein: MTGISVIIPTLHRTEFLLNSLKDLVVQKCDFPFEIIIVDQSSQFDLEVLNFCNDYTFCSYHHITFFKGLPEARNFGWQNAKYDYILYVDDDISCKENLLKEHFSALKDNSVGVVGGQVIEKNNPNSGKKTGNFDKWTANPLAGFHLEGTFETDHGKGCNFSTKKEVLLKVNGIDENLTKGAALYEETDFCLRVKKEGYKIMFHSKASVYHLAAETGGCRVPDIKKYIGSLVRNRSLIISRHVKGFYKITSIIYLIKLVSAYAFSYKKISLFKQFITSFNEGITVGKMKVRCTKY, translated from the coding sequence ATGACAGGGATATCAGTCATAATACCAACATTACATAGAACTGAATTTTTACTGAATTCACTCAAAGATTTGGTTGTTCAAAAATGTGATTTTCCATTTGAGATAATTATAGTCGATCAGTCTAGTCAATTTGATCTTGAGGTGCTAAATTTTTGCAATGATTATACTTTTTGCAGTTATCATCATATTACTTTTTTTAAAGGTTTACCTGAAGCTAGAAATTTTGGTTGGCAAAATGCAAAATATGATTATATTTTATATGTTGACGATGACATTAGTTGTAAAGAGAATCTTTTAAAAGAACACTTTTCTGCTTTAAAAGATAATTCTGTTGGTGTAGTTGGAGGGCAAGTTATTGAGAAGAATAATCCAAATTCTGGAAAAAAAACGGGGAACTTTGATAAATGGACTGCGAATCCTTTAGCAGGCTTTCATCTTGAAGGAACATTTGAGACTGATCATGGAAAGGGATGTAATTTTTCAACCAAAAAAGAAGTATTGTTAAAAGTTAATGGAATTGATGAAAATCTTACTAAGGGAGCTGCTTTATATGAAGAAACAGATTTTTGTTTGCGTGTTAAAAAAGAAGGATATAAAATAATGTTTCATTCGAAAGCTTCAGTTTATCATTTAGCTGCTGAAACAGGTGGGTGCCGTGTTCCTGATATTAAAAAATATATTGGGTCTTTGGTTAGAAATCGTTCTTTGATTATTAGTAGACATGTAAAAGGTTTTTATAAAATTACTTCAATTATTTATCTAATCAAATTAGTTAGTGCTTATGCTTTTTCTTATAAGAAGATAAGTCTATTTAAACAATTTATAACTTCTTTTAATGAAGGAATAACTGTTGGTAAAATGAAAGTTAGATGTACTAAATATTAA
- a CDS encoding acyltransferase family protein: protein MEKKRIDSLDALRGLAALAVVLRHYTTIFSIDYGVPESFKFEFKYGYLGVELFFLISGFVIFMTIEQVKSSKEFIIKRFVRLFPTYWLSILITTSAILFFGLPKMQFSSKDFLVNLTMIQDVVNPIFHTKHIDGVYWSLAVELLFYGFILLLFKLKWLTHIKLIGFLWVLISIICIPNDISVFMLGVIFNLKWSPLFFAGILFYKLWKYDLEKMKLSTHILIVFSLLAYFFLTLTKFEEESKSNIVECIVATLFFIIFYLVAYQKLKFLGKNKVLLFLGKISYPLYLIHQNIGYIVLFYLIQTLKFDYQIIILIPILISILLATIIVFKFEAVYLDRLKKYLLNKFQ, encoded by the coding sequence ATGGAAAAAAAAAGGATTGATAGTTTAGATGCATTACGAGGATTAGCAGCATTAGCAGTTGTTTTAAGGCATTATACAACCATTTTTTCAATTGATTATGGTGTTCCTGAAAGCTTCAAATTTGAATTTAAATATGGTTACCTTGGAGTAGAATTGTTTTTTCTAATAAGTGGCTTTGTTATTTTTATGACTATCGAGCAAGTCAAATCAAGTAAAGAATTTATAATAAAACGTTTTGTTCGATTATTTCCAACCTATTGGTTATCAATCTTAATTACAACAAGTGCAATACTTTTTTTTGGATTACCTAAAATGCAATTTTCTTCAAAAGATTTTCTTGTCAATTTAACTATGATTCAAGACGTGGTAAATCCAATTTTTCACACCAAGCATATTGATGGGGTTTATTGGTCATTAGCTGTGGAACTTTTATTCTATGGTTTTATATTATTGTTATTCAAATTGAAATGGCTAACTCATATAAAATTAATTGGCTTTTTATGGGTTCTGATTTCAATTATTTGTATTCCTAATGATATAAGTGTTTTTATGTTGGGAGTTATATTTAATTTAAAATGGAGTCCATTATTTTTTGCTGGAATTTTATTTTATAAGTTATGGAAATATGATTTAGAGAAAATGAAATTGAGTACTCACATTTTAATAGTTTTTTCATTGTTAGCTTATTTTTTCTTGACATTAACAAAGTTTGAAGAAGAATCAAAATCGAATATTGTTGAATGTATTGTAGCAACACTTTTCTTTATTATTTTTTATTTAGTAGCCTATCAAAAATTAAAGTTTTTAGGTAAAAACAAAGTGTTATTATTTTTAGGTAAAATTTCTTATCCATTATATCTAATACATCAGAACATTGGTTATATAGTTTTATTTTATCTAATACAAACATTAAAGTTTGATTATCAAATAATTATATTAATTCCAATTTTAATTTCTATTCTCTTAGCAACAATTATAGTTTTCAAATTTGAAGCCGTATATTTGGACCGCCTTAAAAAATACCTATTAAATAAATTTCAATGA
- a CDS encoding glycosyltransferase, translating into MKILHFIDEIKMGGAQTHLLTIVKEMLVQHPNDIQKVVVLFEDDSLSERFREIGVEVECLNLRDFFNKKSYFKIISLLIRYIKNENPTVVETHLTWSRLLANTAAKLVGVKNRIGFEQGDIYLNSIFFRISNFISQFIFDKIIVCSDELKSWTNTTHYIANSKLKVMYNCIDLAKFKPVEVKNLEKVLDQKLPKYNFITVGTLGKGVNKRVDVSIKATAILCEKGYDIGLIVCGDGEQKKELEKLAFDLGIVTRVQFLGMRNDIPKILPHAFAFVHAAPYEPFGIVCIEAMACGLPAIVPNSGGIQKIVSDGVDGYVYENLDENQLAIKMEALLLNDSYFRMVECTIEKVKKYDVKLYVKELYKLYYA; encoded by the coding sequence ATGAAAATTTTACATTTTATAGACGAAATAAAAATGGGTGGTGCACAAACACATCTTTTAACAATAGTTAAAGAAATGTTGGTACAGCATCCAAATGATATTCAAAAAGTTGTAGTTCTATTTGAAGATGATTCGTTGAGTGAAAGATTTAGAGAGATTGGTGTTGAAGTTGAATGTTTAAATCTAAGAGATTTTTTTAATAAAAAATCTTATTTTAAAATCATCTCTCTTTTAATACGATATATAAAAAATGAAAACCCAACAGTTGTAGAAACGCATTTAACATGGTCGAGATTATTAGCCAATACTGCGGCTAAATTAGTGGGTGTAAAAAATCGTATCGGTTTCGAACAAGGGGATATTTATTTAAATTCTATTTTTTTTAGAATAAGTAATTTCATTTCGCAATTTATTTTTGATAAAATTATAGTATGTAGTGACGAATTGAAAAGTTGGACAAATACAACACATTACATTGCAAATTCAAAATTAAAGGTAATGTACAATTGTATAGATTTAGCTAAATTTAAGCCTGTTGAAGTTAAAAACTTGGAAAAGGTTTTGGATCAAAAACTACCAAAGTATAATTTCATAACCGTTGGGACTCTTGGAAAAGGAGTCAATAAACGTGTAGATGTTTCTATTAAAGCAACAGCAATCCTTTGTGAAAAAGGCTATGATATAGGTTTAATAGTTTGTGGTGATGGGGAGCAAAAAAAAGAATTAGAAAAACTAGCTTTTGATTTAGGAATTGTAACAAGGGTTCAATTCTTAGGAATGCGAAATGATATACCTAAAATTTTACCACACGCTTTTGCTTTTGTGCATGCAGCACCATATGAACCATTTGGGATTGTTTGTATTGAAGCAATGGCTTGTGGGTTACCAGCAATTGTGCCAAATTCTGGCGGAATTCAAAAAATTGTTTCAGATGGAGTTGATGGGTATGTTTATGAAAATTTGGATGAAAACCAATTGGCAATTAAAATGGAAGCTTTACTTTTGAATGATTCTTATTTTAGAATGGTAGAGTGTACAATTGAAAAAGTTAAAAAATATGATGTAAAGCTGTACGTTAAGGAACTTTACAAATTGTATTATGCATAA
- a CDS encoding lipopolysaccharide biosynthesis protein, whose product MKEHKFAALLSYVNLGLTNLTGILVTPYVIRSLGNQEYGLYTLIGAFVGYLSVLDLGLNNAIIRYVAQYRVQKDERAQENFLATSLIIYCAIAVLLAVFGALFYFNIDYFFSKSLSVEELHKAKIMLIILVFNIAFTLPGGAFTGICSGYEKFIFPRILSILKVIIRTITLVFILHYGSDSIGVVVLDTIINMVFILVTIWYSFSKLKIKIKLHNWDFSFVKEIFKYSFWIFLFALVYQFQWRTGQVILGSTTNTTIVAVFGVGVMLGVYFTTFGNIINNLLLPKAVQAVYNNASNEVLTDQMIKVGRISYILLIYVFGAFLLTGQDFIKLWIGELYLPAYWIALSIMAVYIIPIAQGYSHAILDAKKMLRFKSLNFLLFSIIGAILGYFLSKQYGMYGMITGLVSAVFLLQVVMNFYYQSKLKLNMPKFFIKALFKFTLAFIIVMLVSYYINQQFTSNTWFVFLIKNGLFSCIFFFTMYFVIDGEERKLISKGL is encoded by the coding sequence GTGAAAGAACATAAGTTTGCAGCTTTACTCTCTTATGTTAATTTAGGTCTAACTAATTTAACAGGAATTCTTGTAACGCCTTATGTTATTCGTTCTTTAGGCAACCAAGAGTATGGTTTGTATACGCTTATTGGTGCTTTTGTAGGATATTTATCTGTTCTCGATTTAGGACTCAACAATGCAATCATTCGTTATGTAGCACAATATCGAGTACAAAAAGATGAAAGAGCCCAAGAAAATTTCTTAGCAACTAGTTTAATTATTTATTGTGCTATTGCTGTATTGTTAGCAGTATTTGGAGCTTTGTTTTATTTCAATATTGATTATTTTTTTTCAAAATCACTTTCAGTAGAAGAATTACATAAAGCCAAAATTATGCTTATTATTTTAGTTTTTAATATAGCTTTTACTTTACCAGGAGGTGCATTTACGGGTATTTGTTCAGGCTATGAAAAATTTATATTTCCCCGAATTTTATCTATATTAAAAGTCATAATAAGAACGATTACATTAGTTTTTATATTGCATTACGGTTCTGATTCTATTGGAGTTGTTGTTTTAGATACAATAATTAATATGGTTTTTATTTTAGTTACAATTTGGTATTCATTTTCGAAATTAAAAATTAAAATTAAGCTACATAATTGGGATTTTTCATTTGTAAAAGAGATTTTTAAATATTCATTTTGGATTTTTCTCTTTGCTTTAGTTTACCAATTTCAATGGAGAACAGGACAAGTAATTTTAGGTTCAACAACAAACACAACTATTGTAGCTGTTTTTGGTGTTGGTGTTATGCTTGGCGTGTATTTTACAACATTTGGAAATATTATAAATAATTTATTATTACCAAAGGCAGTTCAAGCAGTTTACAATAATGCATCAAATGAAGTTTTAACAGACCAAATGATTAAAGTAGGAAGAATTTCTTATATTCTTCTAATTTATGTGTTTGGAGCATTCTTACTAACAGGGCAAGATTTTATTAAACTTTGGATTGGTGAATTATATTTACCAGCATATTGGATTGCATTATCTATAATGGCAGTTTATATAATTCCAATTGCTCAAGGCTATTCTCATGCCATTTTAGATGCTAAAAAAATGTTGCGTTTTAAATCGTTAAACTTTTTATTATTTAGTATAATTGGCGCAATTTTGGGTTATTTTTTGTCTAAGCAATATGGTATGTACGGTATGATTACTGGATTAGTTTCTGCTGTTTTTTTATTACAAGTTGTAATGAATTTTTATTATCAATCTAAATTAAAATTAAATATGCCAAAATTTTTCATAAAGGCTTTATTTAAGTTTACTTTGGCTTTTATAATTGTAATGCTTGTTTCTTATTATATTAATCAACAGTTTACTTCAAATACTTGGTTTGTCTTTTTAATTAAAAATGGATTGTTCAGTTGTATATTCTTTTTTACAATGTATTTTGTGATTGATGGCGAAGAAAGAAAACTAATTTCTAAAGGATTATAA